The Eleginops maclovinus isolate JMC-PN-2008 ecotype Puerto Natales chromosome 10, JC_Emac_rtc_rv5, whole genome shotgun sequence nucleotide sequence CGCCTACCACTTAAGCTTACTAGGGGAaatatttcttatgtttttctttctgtgcagGAAACCAGGGAATAGCATGTATTCCCCCCATAGGGAAATATAATGAGCAGGTGCGAACAGGCCACATGTGGGACAAACAGAATGTTTGATTTGGACAATGCGGGACATGTCACTGCGGTGCTATGAGGTAGTTTATTTGTTAAGCTTACTTCCGGTCTGCTGCACAGTGTGGTAAACGTTTGTTATTTTAGCTGCTGTTAACTTTTGTGTTTGGTAATTCTCTTTTGCTTTCAGTAGGAAGGTATCCATagattgacatttttctttatgagCCAGGCATTTCCTGTGAGTCTCGTTCCATGTAGCGTCGCTTCAAATCGTATTCACATCAATGCGTAATTGGCAGAATAACTGCCAAATGTCACGAAAAACTCTGTGGGAATCGCCCTCTACCGgctacaaataaatacatttacatactTTACTGATTGATTTATGTGACACAGCTGATGGTGAAAGCCTTATAAGCGGGATATGATCTCAATTTGTGGGACACGTCACAAATGATAGAAATGCTGTGCAGTACTGCACTAAGCAGGAAGCCTGGTCACCTTATAGGGAAACCTGATAAATGGCTAAATCTTgtggaatatattttaaaaactacaacGTCTGAAGCCAGGGTTCCATATTGAAATCATGATATAAGAAATTGCATTGTGCTTATGATAAGATGTCCATTAGGATGTTTTTATCCTTAAGGGTCTGAGAAATTGTATGTTCGCTGCACAGTTTACTATTGACTTATTACAGTAGCTGAGGTTGAACTTCCaaatttagaaaataacaaaaaaagaaaatgtacaccCTTGTTAAAATATATTCCATATGCATTAACAAGGCTACAAATTAAAAGCCAAAGTTGTCCCCGGTGATGCATAGTGGTTAAAAACAGTGGGCGTCTATTCAGTGGTTACTCACAGCTAGCAGCCGGTCGACGTCCGCCTTCGAGGACTCCCCTAACTCCTGTGTGAGTTTGGCTTGTACCATAGTCCTCCTGATGCGGTAGTTCTTATTGAACAGGTCATATAGCAGGCGGCgttgctgcagaaaaaaaaagattgaattAAAAAGGGACAGGGAGATAGATAATGAGATCAatacatctcaaagaagaatattagcttagcacaaagagtAGAACGGGGAAACTGATAGGCTTCCTCTGTccagtgaaaaacaaatactcCAACCGGCACCCCTAAATCTCTCTCATACATATTGCTTGTGTAATCTGGAcaattttaaagtgtttatgaACCTCATGGAAACTGTTCGAGTCCAgcccagaaaaacaaaagccgAATTCATCACTGTAAAACCACAGCtttgttgttttcacacaaCACAGAAACAAGATTTAAGGATTTAATTAGTGAGCTTAGGAGCTGCCGCCATAGTGTGGATTTTCTTACCCTTGGACAAATAAGAGAGGTATTGATCTTTAGATTTAAGTCTGGACAGGAGAGCGATTACACATATTcgctaaaatgtgtttactatAACTTTAAGGAAACAAGAGTCACCTCTCATATCGGGGAACTTAACAAAGGAAGTGTAGTTCATCTATTTGCAGCTAAATACCACAAAGTGTCAACAGTGTGCTACTTCTCTCTTCTGTGTGGTGTTGCAGTAATACAACTCGCAGGtcatggcacacacacattgcatgtGGTTTCTGAAGTTTTCATGTGAAATTTCAGTGAACTTGTGGTGCCTTTCAGCTGCAAAAATGTGCATGCAGACACAGGATGCAAAATGGGTGCAGAACTTCTGTAAACCTGTAACATGGTTTACCTTGTCAAACTCCTCCCCAGTCTCCCACAAACCAAACACCTTCTGCTCATCAGCGGCTGCTGTGGTCTGAGCAGGAAACTGAAGATAAAGGGAAGCAGAAGTTAGAAAAGCATTTTGCCAGGTTATCAGTTCGTAGCTCTAAAACAGCTAAGCTCAAGTTCCCTCTCTCAACAAACATTACAGTAAAGTTCTCAATTCAACTCTTGGGTTGGGAATGACTGAAACTGTGACTCAAATTTATATCACCAATATTTAAGAATTTAAAGCACTGCTCCCTGGACTGACACCTTCTGGATATCCTGGTTCTGGTTTGTCAATATCCTAGTTTTACTTTTATAAGCACtcctaaatgtattattttcaggGGGCAGAAGGGCTGTTTgtctcatcccttcatcctgaCAATGGTGCTGTTCCAATGCATAAAATTGGCAACAACATTAGTGTTGGGTGTGGATGGTTTATTGACCCATATTTTTGCAGATTGGCTCAGAACAGGTCGGCTGGCTGTGGCATAGGTTTACCTGTCCAACACTACTTGATAGGCTTTGAATGGAAAAAATACCAGCAACTgtgtatttcaaaaatgtttgtgcTCATAAAAATATAGATTAAAAAATagtatcaataataataatacatattattaaagtattacaaataataataaacaatatgattttaaattaaaaaagaaaaaactattaaaaaggaTAGATTTGAATTCAGTCTGCAAACATTTCCTTCGGTATACCGTCTGTTAATTTGGTCTGTTGACAAAATGCTGAGGATAAAACAAGCCGTGCACTGCTGTGACCAGGAGGATCGACACTGAGGAGGATTACCATGCAGACTCAAAACTGATCTGTGAACTGTCAGACATCTTAAACAGCAATAGTGTCTGATGTAGAAGGGTGAGTCAGCTGATTGCAGATCTGCTTCCGTTTGTAAACAACTAAATGGCGAAGTCCCTGAGCAGTAATGAGCTTTGCTTTGGGACCAATAATCTGTTGAATAACAAAAATCCTCCACATGAAGGGTTCAGATTGGATAAGACCTAAGCCGGGACAGGGCTGGTCCTGGCAGGAGATATGGCTGCTTAATGAGACACACCTTACAAAGGCAACAACAGCTACAGAAACAGAGTTAGCAGATTACATCCATCTATATAAAGCCCACACAGCTCCCTCAGTCCAACACAGGGGCAGACCCACACACTGAGGTATCAGGTGGCTGCTGGAAGCTGAGTGGAACCCGAGAAGCAGCTCTGCGTTGCTTCAGTGCCTCAACACAAGAGAAACGACCGTTAATGTCGTTATTCTGTTGGAGAAAACTGATCGCTGCACAGAAGCTGAGAAAGTCCCTCATTCAGCACGCAGGTCGCCCTTGGTGGACAGAAAAGTAGCAGCGGCTCGAAATACAACACAAAGGTGGAGTAATCTCAGCAATTCAAAAGCTGACGTGCAGGGAAACCGAGGAACACTCACGCCTGTTTTACCTCAGGTGTGGCCTTTGACCTGAGCCAAATTTAACAGGAAGATAATTAATTCCCTTTTGAAATCaacaaacaatgtttaaaaacgTGCAGAATAAGAGTAGAAATGATACAGCAGTATAGCCACAGAAAAGCATGGTGCCAAATACCACAGCTTTTTCACTCATCGATTTAATCGGccaatttttatttatatgcCCATTTCATCCCTCAGGCACCAAACTTGAGTCTTTAAAAGGCTTGTTTGTCAGCCAGAAAAAAATCAAGTCAAAGATTTTGATATTACTATGAACCTGTGTGActaaaaccaaaataataataattttaaaaactgCCAATTCATCCTCTGAAGATAAACTAACTTCACTTCTAttatacagttatattataaaGTGACTTAAACTTTACAAAAAAGGAAGCAAAATTCCTTTTTGTCCCATCGTCTAATGCAGGGGTAACCACGGGTCGATCACGATGGACTGGTCGATCTTCAAAGCCTTCACTGTCGATAGCtagtattttcacatttaaaaaaaaagaaaagttcacGCTCTTCGTTGTTTTAACAACCTTTTTAGACCTAGCTCTGGCTTGTTGATTTGAATCATGCATAGGTCATTTTACAAACTCCAATTGGTTATTTGATATGCTGAGGTCTatgctgaggctgcatgcaattgtgggcggggtttaaaaaaaaatcatatcctAACAGACATCTTGAGAAAGtagtaactttaaactgtgccaAGTTCTGCCAACCTTAACAGTTAATATCGATATTCCACCCGGAATGGGAGCATGAAtttcttttcacatcagcaaaagagaagactATATGCCTCATATGCCAACAGGCGTGCCATCATGCTAGCACCCATGCTAAATTCAAAGACTCATATCCACTCAACAGCGCATTAAGATCAAAAAGAattgatgaactgaaaagagGACTAAAAGCACAGCAGTCGCTTTTCATCGCGCCTACAGCAAAGAGCAAGGCAGCTACAGAAACGTCCTTCCAAGTTAGCCATATTTTGGctaagcacaaaaaaacatttacggATGGCGAGTTGATCAAAGAAGCAATGAGCGTTACAGCTGACgtcttgtttgctgattttaaaaacaaagaagacataaaAGCAAGGATAAGAAGTGTACCACTTGGTGCACCAACTGTAGCCAGACGAGTCGAGTCAATATATAAAATCCAAGTATAGAACTCGTATGACTGACGCACATCTTACTGACTGCCTCAGACTGGCAATCACTACTAATCAACCAGATTTCAAAACACTTACAGATAATGTGCAGTCACAGCAGTCTCACTAAAGTCAGGCTGATAGAGCAACTTGAGCATTGAACAGAGAAACTTAATATGGATTGTGTTCATTGAACTGTAGgctaatatctgtaaatgtgaatattattaattgaactgagaaactaaatattgtgcattgaacagataCTCTAAATATGGATAGTTTGTAGTGAACAGATATGCCTTCCGTCAATGtgaatattgtgcattgaacagataactgtgcataactgtgtttttctttgtgtgtatgtatacattcagcctgttgtaacagaaattgattgcaaaaataaatatgagatgaACAGTCTTactcatagactgtatatattgactATGGTCTTACTCCTAAGTGGGTTTTTTGGAAGATATCGGATTGGTAGATCTCAGTttacaatttggaataaaaagtgatctTGGGCTTGAAAAGGTTGGTTACCACTGGTCTAATGGATTAATCACCAATCACTTGACACACTGTTCAATGAACAAGGGTGGATCTGAAAAAGAAATGGGCTCCCATTATTATTTCCTCATTTTCTCACAGATTTTGCAATTTGCTCCCATTAGGGCATCAGCCCtttgcagtgtttttacagACTGTCGGTCTACACACTGACAAGAGTAAACACacaaaggacagaaagaaaaaagcatccAGCACGAATGACTCAAGAGTTTTAGATCCAAATCTGTAAATCCTGAGTTATGACGGTACAAATCCTGCCTGAATACTCACAGGCACCATTATCTGTTTGCACTGGCAGAGCAGTATGGCATCCTGCAGCATGTGGTCCGAGATGGAGGGGTAGATGCTGTGTCCCACCGGCATGGAGGCAATGTGGAGGCCAAACAGCCTCTTGAACTCATTCAGCGTCAGTACAAAGTGCTTCCTGAAAGTCTTTTTCACAAAGTCCTTCAGCTCCACAGACGGCGCATTGGGCGGACTCCCCGCGTTACCGTTAGTGTGGTCGAAAGTGGGGGAGGTGGCACTGGGGTAACCGTTGACAGAACCGTTGAtggcagaggaggaggtgtCCATGGGTTCGTCTTCCCTGTCGCTGACGGGTTCCTGTTTGACGTGGACGCTGCTGTCTAACCGTCTCGTGTCCAGGTCCTTCTGCAGGGAAGACTTGTTTCCTTGAGCGCGGTCCTGAGCCATCTTGAGACGCTGCTCCCCGCTCACATGGACGGGATCTGGATAATAACACATCAGGAGATAAGATCATCTGTGCTGAAGGGGTCATTTTTTCAGAGTTTACAGGTGATAGAACATCACTTAGTACACACCAGGCTGAGGGGAATTCTTTGGCATGAAGTCTTCTTTGGAGAAGTTGAACACTTTTTCCAACCTTTAAAAGGGAAGGACACGAAAGTGGTAAAAATCAAACAGTCCAAAGAACAACTTTAAATGCATACTGATGTTTGCTCAGTTTGTTTCTCCGGTAACTTAAAATCCACCTTACAAGGACTGAAATCCTTCCATTAAAAAGATATAgttcaaaaaacaaatgttaatcCTTGTCAATTTATGACAACCACATGATATTACCTGTTCGAAGGGATACAaagcttttaaaagaaatggaTGGATACTTAAATCAAAATGGAGGACTTCTCAAGGTTTCAAAAGTGTAGTACATTTGTAATGATTTAAGTACGCAACTCAACAGAATATAACATGGGTCTAGTTTTATAAAGAAAAGTATGCCTTTGATATCTTGATTCACCCAGTTATTTGAGTGTGACCTACTTGCTCTGGATGCCAAGCCACAGCATGTGTTGCCTGTGGgcaatgtctgtgtgtttcttcacaAATTCTACATCCGTGGGCAGCAGGAACTCCCAGCCCCGGTTGACTCGAGGAATGGCCACATGCTCCAGGAACTCTTTCACATCCTCCGGAGGAAGctaagagaaggaggaggaacaaCTTGTTAGTTCTGTTTACCTGAATCAGTAGAAAAGCTGCAGCCTCAAGGTTTCATTAAGCAAGCCATAGCAAGCATTCAAAGACGCTCCAGTGGAGCAACTTCAATTAATGCGAATGTTTCTCATCTTCACATTATTTAACAAGGGTTGTCTTTTTATTCAGCACCTGTGTTACTTTCTGTGATGGACTCTCATATCTGAAGGATTTATTTGCACTATAAGAAACCAATTGAGTCAAGGTTCCTTTTAATAGAAagtcaaacagaaaaaaggtgAACCCATTGGTCTACATACCTAAGCTGTAAAATAGGTGTCCCTCAACGATCTATACTGGGCCCTCTTTTGTTCAGCCTATACATCAATCACCTGCCCACAGTCTGTCCATCAgtgcacatacaaatgtatgcagatgacactgtCCTCTATGtgcatgctaaaaataaacaacaagccGCACACCAACTGACTGAAGTCATGGGCCATGTATCCAACTCGCTAACCAATTCAAGcttacacctgaacataagcaaaactgtttgtatgtatttttcaaaacaatctacTGTCTCATAACCCTGCTGTCCTAGTTAAACAAGAGAAGAGCAGAGTGGTGcctgactttaaatatttaggaaTCATCCTAGACTCACAACTCTCATTTCAAAAGAATGCATAAAAAGGTGGCCAACACTGTCAAATTTAACCTGGCAATTTTAGGCACATAAGACCATACTTGCCAATGAAGGCTGCAAAGCTCTTCTTGCATGCAATGCTCTTCTTGCATGCAATGCTCTTCTTGCATGCAATGCTCTTCTTGCATGCAATGCTCTTCTTGCATGCAATGCTCTTCTCTCATTTTTCTTACTGCTTAACTAGCTGGTCGCAagctaataaaacaactttgcaacCAATTGAATCTCTCTATAAGCAAGCACTAAAAATACTGGACCGTAAGGCAAATAGTTATCACCATTGTCTTATAGTGAAAAAGCATaacttgtttaactttgaaaactttACACAATTCTCTGATGCCTGTCTCATCTTTAAGGTACTTCATGGGCTTGCTCCACCCCTACTGcaccaattcataaaacagaaagacaatgTCAATAGAGTAACCAGATCAACCGCCAGAAGGGACTGCGTAGTGCAGTACAGACAAAGCAAGTgacacacagccttctcaaTTAGAGCCACCAACTATTGGAATGGTCTGCCCAATGAATTAAGGGAGTGTAACAGCCttacaactttcaaaagcaaactcaaattttggattagggaacatcatatctgtaaccacataccaaatgcttaaagccatgtAATGTTACTCcactgtaacctactgtatgctgtaacttttatgtggagggtgtagtgagaggcgtgcattgtctgtgtctgaGGGTGTgcttatgtctttttaattatggttttatttgttatcagtttatgtatttttatatcttagggtgccttttaagatctggctagggacaaaagatggaaattagcatagcagctaactctggcttatttacagcaatttgtctgttaatcaatgagcactgtccctaccaactaaataaattacGCTTCCACTAACAACTTCCCTGCAAACACATTGAACACCCAAGAGACTAATTTATAAAGCAGTCTCTGGGGCAGTCAATTTTTTGAGTGCCTCAAAGAACAATTCAATTTTCCATACTAACTTgcaattttaaaacattttcatgaatGTCAAAATACCAACAATGATTGCAAATGAGCATctttgagcaccaggaaaagcACTATAAAAATaccatgtattattattattcaaactgAATCatagttacatttttaagaaaacaaccacgaaatgttattatttcggcataaaagaaaatgcaaactGTTGGACATTCAGTCATTTAGGGATTATTGCCTTACTTTGATGAGGGATGCAATCTCTTTTCTCATCACAGAGCGCTCCAAAGTGAACCTCCacatctagaaaaaaaaaacaccacaaacaaaacacatgggTCACTCAATGATattggtttcatttttttttattcaataagATGGGCAAAAATCATTGACAGCAGCTCACCACAAAGTCCCGGCCGCGACAGAGCACCTCCGCAGGGACCCCGCTGTGAGGACTGCAGGTGTTTTTAGGATACAGGACATCACTGCAGAGAAAACCAACAGAGACATCAGTGAGCTGCCAGGTTTATAAAACCTCTCAATGTAGGCTGCAATACTGATTTTGAACAACACGTTTGAATCTTTTAGGGACATTTTCTCTCACCTCTTGACCACCCAGTTGCCCTGCACCAGTAGCGCCACCTGCTGGATGCAGCGAAGCGCCGCGGTCGAGTCAGTGCCCGATGCGAGAAGGCCCATCAGGTTAGCAAACGGCATCACTTTAACTAAAGACAAAAGGAGACATGGGGAAGGAAATATAACACATTTCCGCCAGGAAGgaaacccaaaataaatgttggttgaGAGGTGAAAATATGATGCAGTTCATGGTAATGACAAATGTACTGGGCAAAAGGCATGACTGGTTTGGAAAACATTTCACATACTCCAGAAATTCATATATCTGTAGATGATGTGTCGCCTCCTTGTGGcacaaagaaaaagatgcaTGGGAAATATGGACTATTGAGACTTTTTAAAACTAAAGGACTATACAGGTATTGACAATAAGTGTGATCAAAAATGAAGTATTTAGATGTTAATAATACACAtgtgaaaatatcatgttaGCAGATTATCAGGTTTTGTTTAATGTAACTTGCCGTTCTTCATCAGGGTCTTGACCTGCTCTCCCAGAGGCAGAGTGCGGAGCTGAGCCATGGAGAGCACATTGCTGGGACCAACAGGCTTCAAACTGGCATTCAGAAAAACCgtcaaagagacagagagaggaaaacgTCAGAGAAAAATCTCTGATATTGTGCGATAACATTTTTTAGATGTGTGGGGGATACTTACACTTTTTCCTCTGCAAGAGGGGGCATTAGCATTGCTAGGTACTCTCTGCAAAAAGAAAATTAGCATGTAAGGATTATTAAGAACTACATAAAGACCGGACATTTAGATAAAGATTACCAATTAGTCTGGAGTCGTTGTAGAAGATACAAGAATATATATCAATATTAGAGTTACGATAAGTCAGACATTAACTTCGTACCCAGAAGTTATATTTGCACTCAAAAACGAACTTAGGTGGCAGGCAGAACATGTATAGATGTAATATTAAGTAAAAAATCAATCTAAGGACAGCATGGTCACTCAAACTGAGACTAtagacagccaggggagacaacAGTGGCTTTGTTTACCAAAAATCTAAGGAAAATATCACAGTCTTCAACAAAGACTGGTTGAATCAAAGttgtgaaatgtattcaaacgTCTGTTGTTGATGTTAGTACTCACTTAGGAGTTTTGACCAGTTCAGAGTTCTCAGAGGCGTCCACTGACTGGCAGAACAGATACTGCCGTTCATGCTCCGAGTGCCCATCCTGAAAATCAGttacaaaacaaagaagaaactCATGATAAAGAGATCTAGTGACCACTATGCACACTTGCTTTGTGTAGTAcacaaagcaattcaaagtgATTTACAGGGGCATAGACTATATGAAATATATTCCATTAAAAAACTAAGATACTAAGAGCTAAGATGCAATACCGCTTTATATTGGATAATGTACCTAGCATAACAAACCTTAAACTCACATTTCTGATGacttaaaaagagaagaagccTACCTTGACACCGTGGTAGTGCAGGTGAGCCCAGGGTTCCTCCGCCTGCTTTTTCTGGAGGAACTCGTACGACTGGATCCTCCTCTGCCGGGCCTGCTCCGACTCGGGACGAGCAAACCTCACCtgcagtggacacacacacacacacacacacagattggtTTTAATCTTTTAGAAAGTCAGTGTAATGGCAAGTCTGTGTATTAGTGAGTGTGCAAATCTTCACCGTTATGGCCTTGACGTCTTCCTCAGCTTCATCCTGGGAGGAGTCTCCACCTGCTGACAAAACACTAATTCAGCCGACATCACCTGAACCTACCAGCTAGTGCAATGCTGCATTGATACatgttattttcctctttttagaACTGAAAAAAGTATGTTGGCTCTGCTGAAGGAGCTTGGGGTTGCCACTAATTATTATCTACATTACAGATTGATCTGCAAATGACTTTCTCCATTTGTTGTTTGAAGCAAAATGTCTTGTCAGTccaaatccaaaatgttttagtttaacaaTTGTATAAAACAAAGGCAAAAAGCAAATCCTCAAAAGTGGGTAAGGAGATGACAGTTTTGTTAGATTCTGGTTTTCGTTACTACCCATTCACCATTTgatacttttattaaataatgtattcatcTCAGGTATTGACTATTTTTTGAGAGTTCATAAGAGCAACTTCTCCACTTTTCcttatgtgaaaaaaaacccaaacaatcCAACTACACTAATGtctatgtattatatttaattttgaaaaaacagaCCCACCTTCATTGGCTGCTTCCCTCTCTCTGGTTTTGGTGTCAGCCTTGTCCAGATAAGTGAAGCTCGGCCTCATCTGCAGGATTCCTGTCAGAGGAGTGACGTGAAGCTCACCTGTtgataaaaagaataataaaactATTGTTTTCTTCAATGTGAACACCGTAACATTGATCAACGTAATAAAACATAACGCCGATAAAGATTCAAATGAACTTTATGAACGTATGAGGGACAATTTGAGTATTAACCCATTATAAGCGGGAGCGCTGTTGcgtcattctaccattgaagccgggaaagTGGATACGTCGTTTTCTGGTACAAggtatatttttgcattaattatcggcctcttagCCCAATCAAATGtatcagaatatacacgtggcattgtttggatttttttcgaaCAATCATGGCCGAATTAGACTACCGCGGAAggaattctgaagttagtgaaggtagtgatattgacgatctgcacagcgctgaaCCCGTCAAACCTATTgaccgggatttatggttaagacataCGCTTGAAGACGGcgacgatgatgaccatgagtttgaaggttttgaaacggagtggaggacggagaattactactctaatccacagagttttttcaacc carries:
- the polr3e gene encoding DNA-directed RNA polymerase III subunit RPC5 isoform X1 is translated as MASGDDDDPIIEEIDVYLAKSLADKLYLFQYPVRPSNMTYDDVNHLSARIKPKQQKVELEMAMDTMSPNYCRSKGEQIALNVDGTTYEETNTYSVKMMDKQTFTSIQATTNTSRYAAAVFRKGELHVTPLTGILQMRPSFTYLDKADTKTREREAANEAGGDSSQDEAEEDVKAITVRFARPESEQARQRRIQSYEFLQKKQAEEPWAHLHYHGVKDGHSEHERQYLFCQSVDASENSELVKTPKEYLAMLMPPLAEEKVLKPVGPSNVLSMAQLRTLPLGEQVKTLMKNVKVMPFANLMGLLASGTDSTAALRCIQQVALLVQGNWVVKSDVLYPKNTCSPHSGVPAEVLCRGRDFVMWRFTLERSVMRKEIASLIKLPPEDVKEFLEHVAIPRVNRGWEFLLPTDVEFVKKHTDIAHRQHMLWLGIQSKLEKVFNFSKEDFMPKNSPQPDPVHVSGEQRLKMAQDRAQGNKSSLQKDLDTRRLDSSVHVKQEPVSDREDEPMDTSSSAINGSVNGYPSATSPTFDHTNGNAGSPPNAPSVELKDFVKKTFRKHFVLTLNEFKRLFGLHIASMPVGHSIYPSISDHMLQDAILLCQCKQIMVPFPAQTTAAADEQKVFGLWETGEEFDKQRRLLYDLFNKNYRIRRTMVQAKLTQELGESSKADVDRLLAECCISHAGMWYLKGTVPS
- the polr3e gene encoding DNA-directed RNA polymerase III subunit RPC5 isoform X2 — protein: MASGDDDDPIIEEIDVYLAKSLADKLYLFQYPVRPSNMTYDDVNHLSARIKPKQQKVELEMAMDTMSPNYCRSKGEQIALNVDGTTYEETNTYSVKMMDKQTFTSIQATTNTSRYAAAVFRKGELHVTPLTGILQMRPSFTYLDKADTKTREREAANEGGDSSQDEAEEDVKAITVRFARPESEQARQRRIQSYEFLQKKQAEEPWAHLHYHGVKDGHSEHERQYLFCQSVDASENSELVKTPKEYLAMLMPPLAEEKVLKPVGPSNVLSMAQLRTLPLGEQVKTLMKNVKVMPFANLMGLLASGTDSTAALRCIQQVALLVQGNWVVKSDVLYPKNTCSPHSGVPAEVLCRGRDFVMWRFTLERSVMRKEIASLIKLPPEDVKEFLEHVAIPRVNRGWEFLLPTDVEFVKKHTDIAHRQHMLWLGIQSKLEKVFNFSKEDFMPKNSPQPDPVHVSGEQRLKMAQDRAQGNKSSLQKDLDTRRLDSSVHVKQEPVSDREDEPMDTSSSAINGSVNGYPSATSPTFDHTNGNAGSPPNAPSVELKDFVKKTFRKHFVLTLNEFKRLFGLHIASMPVGHSIYPSISDHMLQDAILLCQCKQIMVPFPAQTTAAADEQKVFGLWETGEEFDKQRRLLYDLFNKNYRIRRTMVQAKLTQELGESSKADVDRLLAECCISHAGMWYLKGTVPS